A genomic stretch from Desulfolutivibrio sulfodismutans DSM 3696 includes:
- the mdlC gene encoding benzoylformate decarboxylase has protein sequence MQTVRDVTFDLLRRLGVTTIVGNPGSTEEAFLADFPSDFQYILALHESCVVGVAEGLSQGLRAPVVVNVHTNAGLGNAMGNLITAALGKTPLIVTAGQQTRAMLLGEPFLANTDAEALPKPWVKWSYEPRRAKDVPAAFMRAYAMAVQPPAGPVFLSLPMDDWDEPMDAVDVFRTVSMRQAPDPERLALCVDLIGGSRNPVLVYGGDVARCGAWEEGVALAERLGAPVWLAPLPERVSFPQNHPLYAGVLPPAIAPLGAALAGHDLVVVIGAPVFRYYPFVPGKCLPDGARLLHITDDPAEAARAVVGDSLLGDAKLVLAALARHVSARPARVSNPSRPSRLAQAAPVVPGGPAPESAADDAAPLPAMTAQQVFAAMSEAAPDACVIAFEAPSFMAAFSQSPIGRMARPDSYYMTASGGLGWAMPAAVGHALAERRTGRNRPVVVIIGDGSFQYAVQSIWTAVQHRLHVTFVALKNGCYGILKSFAAQMGLSGVPGLDIPGIDIAALGKGYGADAHRCETADQVRDRFAAAMTAGGVTVIEAVIG, from the coding sequence ATGCAGACAGTCCGGGACGTGACTTTTGATTTGCTTCGCCGTCTGGGAGTGACGACCATCGTGGGCAACCCGGGTTCGACGGAAGAGGCCTTCCTTGCCGACTTCCCGAGTGATTTTCAATACATACTTGCGCTTCACGAATCGTGCGTGGTGGGCGTCGCCGAAGGGCTGTCCCAAGGCCTGCGCGCCCCCGTGGTAGTCAACGTGCACACCAACGCCGGGCTGGGCAACGCCATGGGCAACCTCATCACCGCCGCCCTGGGCAAGACGCCGCTGATCGTCACCGCCGGACAGCAGACCCGGGCCATGCTGCTCGGCGAGCCGTTTTTGGCCAACACGGACGCCGAGGCCCTGCCCAAACCCTGGGTCAAGTGGAGCTATGAGCCGCGCCGCGCCAAAGACGTGCCTGCGGCGTTCATGCGGGCCTATGCCATGGCCGTGCAACCGCCCGCCGGGCCGGTGTTTTTGTCCCTGCCCATGGACGACTGGGATGAGCCCATGGACGCTGTCGACGTGTTTCGCACTGTCTCCATGCGTCAGGCCCCGGACCCGGAGCGACTGGCCCTGTGCGTGGACCTGATCGGGGGCAGCCGCAACCCGGTGCTGGTCTACGGCGGCGACGTGGCCCGGTGCGGGGCCTGGGAAGAGGGCGTGGCCCTGGCGGAGAGGCTTGGGGCCCCGGTCTGGCTGGCCCCCCTGCCGGAGCGGGTTTCCTTTCCCCAGAACCATCCGCTCTACGCCGGGGTTTTGCCCCCGGCCATCGCGCCGCTTGGCGCGGCCCTGGCCGGGCACGATCTCGTGGTGGTCATCGGCGCCCCGGTCTTTCGCTATTATCCCTTTGTCCCGGGAAAATGCCTGCCTGACGGGGCCCGGCTCCTCCACATCACCGACGACCCGGCCGAGGCGGCCCGGGCCGTGGTCGGCGACAGCCTGCTTGGCGACGCCAAGCTGGTTCTGGCCGCCCTGGCGAGGCATGTTTCGGCCCGCCCGGCCCGCGTCTCCAACCCGTCCCGTCCGTCCCGCCTGGCCCAGGCGGCCCCGGTCGTCCCCGGCGGCCCCGCCCCGGAATCCGCCGCTGATGACGCCGCCCCCCTCCCGGCCATGACGGCGCAGCAGGTCTTCGCGGCCATGTCCGAGGCCGCCCCGGACGCATGCGTGATCGCCTTCGAGGCCCCGTCCTTCATGGCGGCCTTCAGCCAGTCGCCAATAGGGCGTATGGCCCGTCCGGACAGTTATTACATGACGGCCTCGGGGGGGCTTGGCTGGGCCATGCCCGCCGCTGTGGGCCACGCCCTGGCCGAGAGGCGCACCGGCCGCAACCGTCCGGTCGTCGTCATCATCGGCGACGGTTCGTTCCAGTACGCGGTGCAGTCGATATGGACGGCCGTGCAGCACCGGCTCCATGTGACCTTTGTCGCGCTCAAAAACGGCTGCTACGGCATCCTGAAATCGTTCGCCGCCCAGATGGGGCTTTCAGGCGTTCCCGGCCTGGACATCCCGGGCATCGACATCGCCGCGTTGGGGAAGGGCTATGGGGCGGATGCACACCGCTGCGAAACGGCGGATCAGGTCAGGGACCGCTTCGCCGCAGCCATGACCGCCGGAGGCGTCACGGTCATCGAGGCGGTCATCGGCTAA
- a CDS encoding S8 family serine peptidase, producing MKRQHHIALVLVLSLLLLGASGAASAGDKSLRFTDVPAQALSADGKARVIVGVTVAKYADLAASAAQFKVVAPGEAKTGRQAAADTADAALAAAIAQGTDGVLSSLPAQSYTVTRTYSAFPFVAISVTQKALEALQADPRVTSIEIDAPIPVPVPVPDNGGAGSGKTKGGNTKDDSSQAAPPAAPSAKAANLNWGPPKVGADVAWTQGYTGAGWYVAILDTGIRRTHEFFSGKTIVEACYSVANNCPGNTSSAFGTGSAAHYASTYQSYDHGTHCAGIATGKKADGSVAGVAKDSNLIAIQVFSITGATSLGSYPSDQLAALNYVYSLRNSYSIAAASMSLGSGEYSSACDSDSRKAAIDLLRSVNIATTIATGNDEYCGYIGIPACISTSIAVGSSTSDDLESYFNNWHATLQTLFAPGTGIYSSTGGSDTSYESWNGTSMATPHVAGAWAILRQNRPNDSVSTILSRVLAGGVTMTTGCGTGETKPRLYIPGALLGGSTGAQGTNTLLLLGE from the coding sequence ATGAAAAGACAACATCATATCGCACTTGTGCTTGTGCTTTCCCTCCTCCTGCTTGGCGCGTCCGGCGCCGCCTCGGCCGGCGACAAAAGCCTGCGCTTCACAGACGTCCCGGCTCAGGCCCTGAGCGCCGACGGCAAGGCCCGGGTCATCGTGGGGGTCACCGTGGCCAAATATGCCGATCTGGCCGCGTCCGCAGCCCAATTCAAGGTCGTCGCCCCGGGCGAGGCCAAGACCGGTCGACAGGCCGCCGCCGACACCGCCGACGCCGCCCTCGCGGCGGCCATCGCCCAGGGAACGGACGGGGTGCTGTCGTCGCTCCCGGCCCAGAGCTATACCGTCACCCGCACCTATTCGGCCTTCCCGTTCGTGGCCATTTCCGTCACCCAAAAGGCCCTGGAGGCCCTGCAGGCGGACCCCAGGGTCACCTCCATCGAGATCGACGCCCCCATTCCCGTGCCCGTCCCCGTACCCGACAACGGCGGGGCCGGGAGCGGCAAGACGAAGGGCGGCAACACGAAGGACGACTCAAGCCAGGCCGCGCCGCCCGCCGCCCCGTCCGCAAAGGCCGCCAACCTCAACTGGGGGCCGCCCAAGGTCGGGGCCGACGTCGCCTGGACCCAGGGCTACACCGGCGCGGGCTGGTACGTGGCCATCCTGGACACCGGCATCCGGCGCACCCACGAATTCTTTTCCGGCAAGACCATCGTCGAGGCCTGCTATTCTGTAGCCAACAACTGCCCCGGCAACACGAGTTCGGCCTTCGGCACCGGCAGCGCCGCCCACTACGCCAGCACCTACCAGAGCTATGACCACGGCACCCACTGCGCCGGCATCGCCACCGGAAAAAAGGCCGACGGCAGCGTGGCCGGGGTGGCCAAGGACTCCAACCTCATCGCCATCCAGGTCTTCTCCATCACCGGAGCCACTTCGCTCGGCTCCTACCCCAGCGACCAACTGGCGGCCCTCAACTACGTCTACTCCCTGCGCAACTCCTACAGCATCGCGGCCGCCAGCATGAGTCTGGGCAGCGGCGAATACTCCTCAGCTTGCGACAGCGACTCCCGCAAGGCCGCCATCGACCTCCTGCGTTCGGTCAACATCGCCACCACCATCGCCACCGGCAACGATGAATATTGCGGCTACATCGGCATCCCGGCCTGCATCTCCACCTCCATCGCCGTGGGTTCGTCCACCTCCGACGACCTGGAAAGCTACTTCAACAACTGGCACGCCACCCTGCAGACCCTCTTCGCCCCGGGCACCGGCATCTATTCCTCCACCGGGGGCTCGGACACCAGCTACGAATCCTGGAACGGCACCTCCATGGCCACGCCGCACGTGGCCGGGGCCTGGGCCATCCTGCGCCAGAACCGCCCGAACGATTCCGTCTCCACCATACTGAGCCGGGTTCTGGCCGGTGGCGTGACCATGACCACCGGTTGCGGCACGGGAGAGACCAAGCCCCGGCTGTACATCCCCGGCGCGCTGCTCGGCGGTTCGACCGGCGCGCAGGGGACGAACACCCTGCTGCTTCTGGGCGAATAG